A part of Winslowiella toletana genomic DNA contains:
- a CDS encoding suppressor of fused domain protein translates to MTQSHLIAEVANQQQTLTAVIEQDERAAYFYIWPAEPFRTQFAVRGCWLRNLLPAPQQEDREAMAQGIAPLLSAEYCRTLEAEPPLDPAGIQIIWEPADDGAAVWYQGQLLAVIPGWSLYQQQQVSFSAGCIKENRLTAPLGSASTNEHYAQAGKHRLFWRDWHDGHLWEPMQREMLKCYEAQYGESLKYYAIDQGNWPPMAISQHYHQGVWYFLTLGMSIRPMPWVDFLYEDLAPQYRRTELAMAIDAEVMTEDNAVQMASALAGFAHLPWGRLSWIGEGHTLESAVAPVGFEGFILSGALAREEGQFPLPKREGEKVNLLWASPVTTAEREFAQADENGGYQLVARLLQYGSGHIFRPRQQVVEIES, encoded by the coding sequence ATGACACAGTCGCATCTGATTGCTGAAGTAGCTAATCAGCAACAAACGCTCACCGCCGTCATCGAACAGGATGAGCGTGCCGCCTACTTCTATATCTGGCCTGCTGAGCCGTTTCGCACGCAGTTTGCGGTGCGTGGCTGCTGGCTGCGTAATCTGTTACCTGCTCCCCAACAGGAAGATCGTGAAGCCATGGCGCAGGGGATTGCACCGTTGCTGAGCGCCGAATACTGCCGCACGCTGGAAGCCGAACCCCCCCTCGATCCTGCCGGTATCCAGATTATCTGGGAGCCAGCCGACGATGGCGCTGCCGTCTGGTATCAGGGACAACTGCTGGCGGTGATCCCCGGCTGGAGTCTGTATCAGCAGCAGCAGGTCAGTTTCTCCGCCGGGTGCATCAAAGAAAATCGCCTGACCGCACCGCTCGGTTCCGCCTCAACCAATGAACATTATGCGCAGGCTGGTAAACATCGCCTGTTCTGGCGCGACTGGCATGATGGTCATCTGTGGGAACCGATGCAGCGTGAGATGCTGAAGTGCTACGAAGCACAGTATGGCGAGTCACTAAAGTATTACGCTATCGATCAGGGCAACTGGCCACCGATGGCGATTTCCCAGCACTATCATCAGGGCGTCTGGTATTTCCTGACGCTGGGGATGAGCATCCGTCCAATGCCGTGGGTCGATTTCCTGTATGAAGATCTGGCGCCGCAATATCGCCGTACTGAACTGGCGATGGCGATTGATGCCGAAGTAATGACCGAAGATAACGCGGTGCAGATGGCCAGTGCGCTGGCGGGCTTTGCCCATCTTCCCTGGGGCCGTTTAAGCTGGATCGGTGAAGGCCATACGCTGGAATCAGCCGTTGCGCCGGTCGGTTTTGAAGGCTTTATTCTCTCTGGGGCGCTGGCGCGCGAAGAGGGACAGTTCCCGCTGCCGAAGCGCGAAGGGGAGAAGGTTAATCTGTTGTGGGCCAGTCCGGTGACCACCGCTGAGCGCGAATTTGCCCAGGCCGATGAGAATGGCGGCTATCAGCTGGTCGCGCGTCTGCTGCAATATGGTTCTGGTCATATCTTCCGTCCACGTCAGCAGGTGGTGGAGATCGAAAGCTAA